The Pyxidicoccus trucidator genome includes a window with the following:
- a CDS encoding MBL fold metallo-hydrolase translates to MSIPLPTDLSPRPLGYLRDVLGPAVTGDEQLLPLLTEEPSRYTPWEGPGPRVRYLGHACALVEWKGITILVDPVISARPSEGGMSRLTFHELPPRIDYALITHSHPDHLAIDTLRRLRHRIGHLVVPRCNGFLVGDYSPKLLAHSMGFQNVLELDTYESIPLPDGELIAVPFLGEHGDIGHAKSSYMVRPGKQQLLFAADSMCVDDAVYRNMRQAVGPIQTVFMNTEFEGAPHTWTLEAPFPKKRDRKLEKNRRCRGSNTNEGLRILELVGASRLYNYAMGLEPWLEHIIGPPSPPEAPRMKESERLLTEARARGISAERLVGPTDLLLGA, encoded by the coding sequence ATGAGCATCCCTCTCCCCACGGACCTGTCACCCCGGCCGCTCGGCTACCTGCGCGACGTGCTGGGCCCGGCCGTCACCGGTGACGAGCAGTTGCTGCCGCTGCTCACCGAGGAGCCCTCGCGCTACACGCCGTGGGAGGGCCCGGGGCCGCGCGTGCGCTACCTGGGCCATGCCTGCGCCCTGGTGGAGTGGAAGGGCATCACCATTCTCGTGGATCCGGTCATCAGCGCGCGCCCGAGCGAGGGAGGCATGTCGCGGCTCACCTTCCACGAGCTACCGCCGCGCATCGACTACGCCCTCATCACGCACAGCCACCCGGACCACCTCGCCATCGACACGCTGCGGCGGCTGCGCCACCGCATCGGCCACCTGGTGGTGCCGCGCTGCAATGGATTCCTGGTGGGTGACTACTCCCCCAAGCTGCTGGCCCACTCGATGGGCTTCCAGAACGTGCTGGAGCTGGACACCTACGAGTCCATCCCCCTGCCCGATGGGGAGCTCATCGCCGTGCCCTTCCTCGGCGAGCACGGTGACATCGGCCACGCCAAGTCCTCGTACATGGTGCGCCCCGGCAAGCAGCAGCTCCTCTTCGCCGCCGACTCCATGTGCGTGGATGACGCCGTCTACCGGAACATGCGTCAGGCCGTCGGCCCCATCCAGACGGTCTTCATGAACACCGAGTTCGAGGGCGCTCCGCACACCTGGACGCTTGAGGCTCCCTTCCCCAAGAAGCGCGACCGCAAGCTGGAGAAGAACCGGCGCTGCCGTGGCAGCAACACGAACGAGGGCCTGCGAATCCTCGAGCTGGTGGGCGCCTCGCGGCTCTACAACTACGCCATGGGGCTGGAGCCCTGGCTGGAGCACATCATCGGCCCGCCCAGCCCGCCCGAGGCCCCGCGCATGAAGGAGTCGGAGCGGCTGCTCACCGAGGCCCGGGCCCGCGGCATCAGCGCGGAGCGACTCGTGGGTCCCACCGACCTGCTGCTGGGGGCCTGA
- a CDS encoding WD40 repeat domain-containing protein, translated as MPPRIVTPENAKKLTRLRQLGERTLLPTYRGQLLGFDARSRLLVSMEQGGAQRLRWWDLQDESPLPRVVQPLPGGLAAVVLPDAQSVMSVTLGGQLHAWSVADGSALRSTPLGLTVQGIDLSRQGDLLLVAGSSGDIRLWDVAHWRPLRDLEPASTLLYGCALSPDATLAAAGAADERGEDGTQGSIRLWDVGTGAARGVISVPASHVWAVAFAPSGHLLAAGTSAGDVFLVDVASLRVVGTLKGPPAGAWRLSFNPEGSLLAVGADTGAFVVLRTDGGGRLYAHSDEDDSQASAAVFSPDGRFIAWGEGSAQVGLWGVEA; from the coding sequence ATGCCTCCTCGAATCGTGACACCCGAGAACGCCAAGAAGCTGACCCGGCTGCGACAGCTCGGAGAGCGGACCCTCCTTCCGACCTATCGGGGGCAGTTGCTGGGCTTCGACGCCCGGTCACGCCTTCTCGTCTCCATGGAGCAGGGCGGCGCGCAGCGACTCCGCTGGTGGGACCTCCAGGACGAATCCCCGCTTCCCCGGGTCGTCCAGCCCCTGCCGGGCGGGCTCGCGGCAGTGGTCCTCCCGGATGCACAAAGCGTCATGTCGGTCACCCTCGGGGGGCAACTCCATGCCTGGTCGGTGGCCGATGGCAGCGCGCTGCGCTCGACCCCTCTCGGACTGACGGTCCAGGGCATCGACCTGTCGCGCCAGGGAGACCTCCTGCTGGTGGCTGGGAGCAGTGGAGACATCCGCCTTTGGGACGTCGCCCACTGGCGGCCCCTCCGGGACCTGGAACCTGCTTCCACGCTGCTCTACGGCTGCGCCCTCTCGCCCGATGCGACGCTGGCGGCCGCGGGTGCGGCGGATGAACGGGGCGAGGACGGCACCCAGGGCTCGATTCGCCTCTGGGATGTGGGAACCGGGGCCGCGCGCGGGGTCATCTCCGTGCCGGCCTCCCATGTCTGGGCCGTGGCCTTTGCTCCGTCGGGACACCTGCTCGCCGCGGGCACGTCGGCGGGAGACGTCTTCCTCGTCGACGTGGCGAGCCTGAGGGTGGTGGGAACCCTCAAGGGCCCACCCGCAGGAGCCTGGCGCCTGAGCTTCAATCCCGAGGGCTCTCTGCTAGCGGTCGGCGCTGATACGGGCGCCTTCGTCGTGCTGAGGACCGACGGGGGAGGGCGCCTCTACGCCCATTCGGACGAGGACGATTCGCAGGCAAGCGCCGCGGTCTTCTCCCCGGACGGGCGGTTCATCGCCTGGGGCGAGGGCTCGGCGCAGGTGGGTTTGTGGGGCGTTGAAGCGTAG
- the ffh gene encoding signal recognition particle protein: MLETVTKGFRAAKNRLAGKSELTPELVDESLRDIRVSLLEADVAFDVVKKFVARVREKAVGELVQTTITDKAGQKRKVSPMDHFIKICHDELEALMGPVDTSLQLKPKGQLSGIMMVGLQGSGKTTTTGKLANRLLQQGRKPLLVAADIYRPAAVDQLKVLGERLKVPVYHEPGLQPPELAKRGYAAAREQKCDVVLIDTAGRLAIDEALMTELESIKATVQPDNILLVCDAMIGQDAVRTAAEFDRRLTLDGFILTKLDGDARGGAALSIKEVTGKPIKFLGMGESMDKLEEFRPDGLAGRILGFGDIVGLMKDFEKVVDEKKAEEDAKKLLSGQFSMKDFVEQIRMVRKMGPLKDLLEKFPLFGDLTEHLNPDEKELTKIEAMYDSMTAKERLRPDIINSSRIGRIAKGSGRKVEEVRELLQKFGMMQQVMGSIGQNPGLLGRIPGFKQLGQLSQMKNMDLSSMFGGDSKMMEKMMAGGMPGMGMPMQMPQIAPGYTPPMGQAAMAKARLMGYAPPSAAGKPEDRDAIKERRKREKDNKKKNRKKR, from the coding sequence ATGCTCGAGACCGTCACCAAGGGCTTCCGCGCCGCCAAGAACCGCCTCGCCGGCAAGAGCGAGCTCACCCCGGAGCTGGTGGACGAGTCGCTCCGCGACATCCGCGTGTCCCTCCTCGAGGCCGACGTGGCCTTCGACGTGGTGAAGAAGTTCGTCGCCCGCGTCCGCGAGAAGGCCGTGGGTGAGCTGGTGCAGACGACCATCACCGACAAGGCTGGCCAGAAGCGCAAGGTCAGCCCCATGGACCACTTCATCAAGATCTGCCACGACGAGCTGGAGGCCCTCATGGGGCCGGTGGACACCAGCCTCCAGCTCAAGCCCAAGGGCCAGCTGTCCGGCATCATGATGGTGGGCCTCCAGGGCTCCGGTAAGACGACCACCACCGGCAAGCTCGCCAACCGGCTCCTCCAGCAGGGGCGCAAGCCGCTGCTCGTCGCCGCGGACATCTACCGCCCCGCCGCCGTGGACCAGCTCAAGGTCCTCGGCGAGCGCCTCAAGGTCCCCGTCTACCACGAGCCCGGCCTCCAGCCCCCCGAGCTGGCGAAGCGCGGCTACGCCGCGGCCCGCGAGCAGAAGTGCGACGTGGTCCTCATCGACACCGCCGGCCGCCTCGCCATCGACGAGGCGCTGATGACCGAGCTGGAGTCCATCAAGGCCACCGTCCAGCCCGACAACATCCTCCTGGTCTGCGACGCGATGATTGGCCAGGACGCCGTGCGCACCGCCGCCGAGTTCGACCGGCGCCTGACGCTGGACGGCTTCATCCTCACCAAGCTGGACGGTGACGCCCGCGGCGGCGCGGCGCTCTCCATCAAGGAAGTCACCGGCAAGCCCATCAAGTTCCTCGGCATGGGCGAGTCGATGGACAAGCTGGAGGAGTTCCGCCCCGACGGCCTCGCGGGCCGCATCCTCGGGTTCGGCGACATCGTCGGCCTGATGAAGGACTTCGAGAAGGTCGTCGACGAGAAGAAGGCCGAGGAGGATGCGAAGAAGCTCCTGTCCGGCCAGTTCTCGATGAAGGACTTCGTCGAGCAGATCCGCATGGTCCGGAAGATGGGCCCGCTCAAGGACCTGCTGGAGAAGTTCCCCCTCTTCGGCGACCTCACCGAGCACCTCAACCCGGACGAGAAGGAGCTCACCAAAATCGAGGCGATGTACGACTCGATGACGGCGAAGGAGCGCCTGCGGCCGGACATCATCAACAGCAGCCGCATCGGCCGCATCGCCAAGGGCAGCGGTCGCAAGGTGGAAGAGGTCCGCGAGCTGCTCCAGAAGTTCGGGATGATGCAGCAGGTGATGGGCTCCATCGGCCAGAACCCGGGCCTGCTGGGCCGCATCCCCGGCTTCAAGCAGCTCGGTCAGCTGTCGCAGATGAAGAACATGGACCTCTCCAGCATGTTCGGCGGCGACTCGAAGATGATGGAGAAGATGATGGCCGGTGGCATGCCCGGTATGGGCATGCCCATGCAGATGCCGCAGATCGCTCCCGGCTACACCCCGCCCATGGGCCAGGCCGCCATGGCCAAGGCCCGCCTCATGGGCTACGCCCCGCCCTCCGCGGCCGGGAAGCCCGAGGACCGCGACGCCATCAAGGAGCGCCGCAAGCGGGAGAAGGACAACAAGAAGAAGAACCGCAAGAAGCGGTAG